One part of the Ignavibacteriales bacterium genome encodes these proteins:
- a CDS encoding four helix bundle protein, which produces MSKILSYRDLIVWQKSIALTKMVYLRTQKFPKTELYGLTSQMRRASVSIACNIAEGQARNTTGEFKQFLGISKGSLAELETLITIAKEMNFLEDMESKDLSASCEEVSKLLNGLLKALNK; this is translated from the coding sequence ATGAGCAAGATACTCTCCTATCGTGATTTGATTGTTTGGCAAAAGTCGATCGCTTTGACGAAGATGGTCTATCTACGCACGCAGAAATTCCCAAAAACTGAACTCTACGGCCTGACATCGCAGATGCGGAGGGCGTCGGTCTCAATTGCCTGTAATATTGCCGAAGGTCAAGCAAGAAATACCACCGGAGAATTCAAACAGTTCCTGGGCATATCAAAGGGATCTTTGGCCGAATTGGAAACGCTGATTACAATTGCAAAGGAAATGAATTTCTTGGAGGACATGGAATCTAAAGATTTGTCTGCCTCGTGTGAGGAAGTAAGTAAGCTGCTCAACGGTCTCTTGAAAGCATTAAACAAATGA
- a CDS encoding response regulator has protein sequence MNNVNEVEILLVEDNPNDAELAIRALKKHNLANHVATVADGEEALDFMFARGKYSHRRVENGPRVILLDLKLPKVDGLEVLRAIKGDPRTKIIPVIVLTSSREEKDIVESYKLGVNSYILKPVDFDKFVDAVKDIGYYWLLLNQSPIR, from the coding sequence ATGAACAACGTCAACGAAGTCGAAATCCTGCTCGTCGAGGATAATCCAAACGATGCCGAATTGGCCATCAGGGCCCTCAAGAAACACAACCTCGCCAATCATGTTGCCACTGTTGCCGATGGCGAAGAAGCGCTTGATTTCATGTTCGCACGTGGCAAGTATAGTCACCGGAGGGTCGAGAACGGTCCAAGGGTCATACTGCTTGATTTGAAGCTCCCCAAAGTGGACGGACTCGAAGTGCTGAGGGCGATCAAAGGTGACCCGAGGACGAAGATTATTCCTGTCATCGTTCTGACCTCTTCCAGAGAAGAAAAAGACATCGTGGAGAGTTACAAGCTTGGGGTGAACAGCTATATATTGAAACCTGTCGATTTTGACAAGTTCGTCGATGCGGTCAAAGACATTGGTTACTATTGGCTGCTTCTGAACCAATCGCCGATACGATAG